A genome region from Archaeoglobus fulgidus DSM 4304 includes the following:
- a CDS encoding helix-turn-helix transcriptional regulator, translating into MRTRIREFRAKYGMTQEELAKKVGVRRETIVFLEKGKYNPSLRLAYKIARVFNARIEDLFIFDDEELWGK; encoded by the coding sequence ATGAGAACGAGAATAAGGGAGTTCAGGGCGAAGTACGGGATGACGCAGGAGGAGCTGGCGAAGAAGGTAGGGGTGAGGAGAGAAACCATTGTTTTTCTTGAGAAGGGGAAGTACAACCCGTCTCTAAGGCTGGCGTACAAAATAGCGAGAGTTTTCAACGCAAGGATAGAAGACCTCTTTATTTTTGACGATGAGGAGCTTTGGGGAAAGTAA
- a CDS encoding inositol-3-phosphate synthase, which yields MKVWLVGAYGIVSTTAMVGARAIERGIAPKIGLVSELPHFEGIEKYAPFSFEFGGHEIRLLSNAYEAAKEHWELNRHFDREILEAVKSDLEGIVARKGTALNCGSGIKELGDIKTLEGEGLSLAEMVSRIEEDIKSFADDETVVINVASTEPLPNYSEEYHGSLEGFERMIDEDRKEYASASMLYAYAALKLGLPYANFTPSPGSAIPALKELAEKKGVPHAGNDGKTGETLVKTTLAPMFAYRNMEVVGWMSYNILGDYDGKVLSARDNKESKVLSKDKVLEKMLGYSPYSITEIQYFPSLVDNKTAFDFVHFKGFLGKLMKFYFIWDAIDAIVAAPLILDIARFLLFAKKKGVKGVVKEMAFFFKSPMDTNVINTHEQFVVLKEWYSNLK from the coding sequence ATGAAGGTCTGGCTGGTAGGCGCTTATGGTATAGTTTCTACGACGGCCATGGTCGGAGCGAGGGCCATAGAGAGGGGCATCGCTCCAAAGATCGGACTCGTTTCAGAACTTCCGCACTTTGAGGGTATTGAAAAATATGCTCCCTTCTCATTCGAATTTGGCGGACACGAAATCAGACTGCTTAGCAACGCTTACGAGGCAGCGAAGGAGCACTGGGAGCTCAACAGACACTTCGACAGGGAGATTCTGGAGGCCGTGAAAAGTGATCTTGAAGGCATAGTTGCGAGGAAGGGTACTGCGTTGAACTGCGGTAGCGGAATAAAGGAGCTCGGAGACATAAAAACGCTTGAAGGCGAGGGATTGAGCCTAGCAGAGATGGTTTCGAGGATTGAGGAGGACATCAAGAGCTTCGCTGACGACGAGACAGTTGTTATAAACGTGGCATCAACAGAGCCCCTGCCCAACTACAGCGAAGAGTATCACGGCAGCCTTGAAGGCTTCGAGAGGATGATCGACGAGGACAGGAAAGAATACGCATCTGCAAGCATGCTCTACGCCTACGCTGCATTAAAGCTCGGCTTACCGTATGCGAACTTCACACCCAGTCCGGGTTCCGCAATCCCGGCATTGAAGGAGCTTGCGGAAAAGAAGGGAGTCCCGCATGCAGGCAATGACGGCAAAACCGGCGAAACGCTGGTCAAAACAACCCTCGCCCCCATGTTCGCCTACAGAAACATGGAGGTCGTGGGCTGGATGAGCTACAACATCCTCGGCGACTACGACGGAAAGGTGCTGTCGGCCAGGGACAACAAGGAGAGCAAGGTTCTGAGCAAGGACAAGGTTCTGGAGAAGATGCTTGGCTACTCACCCTACAGCATCACCGAGATACAGTACTTCCCGAGCCTCGTTGACAACAAAACCGCCTTCGACTTCGTGCACTTCAAGGGCTTCCTCGGCAAGCTGATGAAGTTCTACTTCATCTGGGATGCGATCGATGCGATCGTAGCTGCCCCGCTAATCCTCGACATCGCGAGATTCCTTCTGTTTGCGAAGAAGAAGGGTGTGAAGGGCGTCGTGAAGGAGATGGCCTTCTTCTTCAAGAGCCCAATGGACACCAACGTGATAAACACACACGAGCAGTTTGTTGTGCTCAAGGAGTGGTATTCAAATCTGAAATAA
- a CDS encoding M42 family metallopeptidase, whose amino-acid sequence MKELIAKLSNAHGISGYEDEVREIVRAELEDWADEVKTDSMGNLICTKNGGEPEIMVAAHMDEIGFAVKYIDDKGFIRIAPIGGWFSQIALAQRVVLYGKKKVYGVIGCKPPHLMKDEERKKGIEIKDMFVDIGASSKEEVLEMGINVGTPVALDREIVELANGRITGKAFDNRVGVAVMIEAVRRAKADITIHAVATVQEEVGLKGARTSAFAIEPTAAIAVDTCVAADFPGSESAHMDVKLGKGAAITVIDASGRGLIASPKVLRWLTETAEKYGIPYQLEVAEGGTTDATAIHLTKAGIPAGVVSVPARYIHSPVEVVDLKDVESAVEIVARAIENAKNYF is encoded by the coding sequence TTGAAGGAGCTTATCGCAAAACTGAGCAACGCTCACGGAATTAGCGGTTATGAGGATGAAGTCAGAGAGATCGTAAGGGCGGAGCTTGAAGACTGGGCTGATGAAGTAAAGACGGACAGCATGGGAAATCTGATCTGCACAAAGAATGGAGGAGAGCCGGAGATAATGGTTGCAGCGCACATGGACGAGATTGGCTTTGCCGTGAAGTACATTGATGATAAGGGGTTCATCAGGATTGCTCCGATCGGCGGGTGGTTTTCCCAGATTGCTTTAGCTCAGAGAGTCGTTTTGTACGGAAAAAAGAAGGTTTACGGTGTTATCGGCTGCAAGCCTCCCCACCTGATGAAGGATGAAGAGAGGAAGAAGGGAATCGAGATAAAGGACATGTTCGTCGATATCGGGGCTAGCAGCAAGGAGGAAGTGCTTGAGATGGGCATCAACGTAGGCACTCCCGTTGCCCTTGACAGAGAGATCGTGGAGCTGGCAAATGGCAGAATAACGGGCAAAGCCTTCGACAACAGGGTTGGTGTTGCGGTGATGATCGAGGCGGTGAGAAGGGCAAAGGCTGACATCACCATCCACGCGGTCGCGACGGTTCAGGAGGAGGTCGGTTTGAAGGGGGCTAGAACTTCGGCCTTCGCCATCGAGCCCACAGCCGCAATTGCAGTTGACACCTGCGTCGCTGCAGACTTTCCCGGCAGCGAGTCGGCGCACATGGACGTCAAGCTCGGTAAGGGAGCGGCAATCACAGTCATAGACGCATCGGGGAGGGGGTTGATTGCCTCTCCAAAGGTTTTGAGGTGGCTGACCGAGACAGCTGAAAAATACGGCATCCCCTATCAGCTTGAGGTTGCTGAGGGCGGAACCACCGATGCAACTGCAATTCACCTCACAAAGGCCGGAATTCCAGCAGGGGTTGTCAGCGTGCCTGCAAGATACATTCACAGCCCTGTGGAGGTTGTTGACTTGAAGGACGTTGAGAGCGCTGTAGAGATTGTGGCAAGAGCAATCGAGAACGCCAAAAACTACTTCTGA
- the hxlB gene encoding 6-phospho-3-hexuloisomerase, which translates to MLRFLEVVSEHIKNLRNHIDLETVGEMIKLIDSARSIFVIGAGRSGYIAKAFAMRLMHLGYTVYVVGETVTPRITDQDVLVAISGSGETTSVVNISKKAKDIGSKLVAVTGKRDSSLAKMADVVMVVKGKMKQERDEILSQLAPLGTMFELTAMIFLDALVAEIMMQKHLTEKDLEARHAVLE; encoded by the coding sequence ATGCTCAGGTTTCTGGAAGTTGTCTCCGAGCACATAAAAAACCTGAGAAACCATATCGACCTCGAAACGGTTGGTGAAATGATAAAATTAATTGACTCCGCCAGGTCTATTTTCGTCATAGGTGCCGGAAGGAGCGGTTACATCGCCAAAGCCTTCGCAATGAGGCTGATGCACCTCGGATATACCGTTTACGTCGTAGGAGAGACCGTAACTCCGAGAATAACCGACCAGGACGTTCTTGTAGCCATTTCTGGCAGCGGTGAGACTACGTCTGTTGTGAACATAAGCAAAAAAGCCAAGGACATTGGCTCGAAGCTTGTTGCGGTAACCGGTAAGAGGGATTCGAGCCTTGCGAAGATGGCTGACGTTGTGATGGTCGTGAAGGGGAAGATGAAGCAGGAGAGGGACGAGATACTTTCCCAGCTCGCTCCTCTCGGAACCATGTTTGAGCTCACCGCCATGATTTTCCTCGATGCGCTCGTTGCTGAAATCATGATGCAGAAGCATCTTACCGAAAAAGATTTGGAGGCGAGGCATGCTGTTCTTGAATGA
- a CDS encoding phosphate uptake regulator PhoU — MLENRKVYFSGKSSYILTLPKRWAMENGIEPGSEVVLSVGKNFITIYPKNPGLKIKRVEIDAKDVKHEALLRRIISYYLAGVDSLRIRVYDEEQRAAISRASESLMGVEIVEDTGKEVILEIFLDNSRLKPEGIIRRMGNTCVGMVSDFCTALRKYDRYLCSSIIFREREVDRLYFLLLRQLKQATLHADVAAQLDIPIETIQEYRTVVRTLERVADHAANMAESLIELGKPVDYLCDFVEIDLEMLRTAMVAFIENELELAEVVLEEFDDIQDIERKYYSSILNEDVEEALNLKSIVDSLSRIAGYSADIAEVVVNMVVV; from the coding sequence ATGCTCGAGAACAGGAAGGTGTACTTCAGTGGAAAAAGCAGCTACATTCTAACGCTTCCAAAAAGATGGGCGATGGAAAACGGTATAGAGCCGGGGAGCGAGGTCGTTCTGAGCGTTGGCAAAAACTTCATCACAATATACCCCAAAAATCCGGGACTCAAGATTAAGCGAGTGGAAATTGACGCAAAAGATGTGAAACACGAGGCCCTCTTAAGGAGGATTATTTCCTACTACCTTGCAGGAGTTGACTCGCTCAGAATTAGAGTCTACGATGAAGAGCAAAGGGCTGCGATTTCGAGGGCATCTGAAAGCCTAATGGGTGTTGAGATAGTCGAGGACACAGGGAAAGAGGTTATTCTGGAAATTTTCCTCGACAACTCAAGGCTAAAGCCAGAAGGAATAATCAGAAGGATGGGGAACACCTGCGTGGGCATGGTGTCGGACTTCTGCACAGCCCTGAGGAAGTACGACAGATACCTTTGCAGCTCAATAATCTTCAGGGAAAGAGAGGTTGACAGGCTTTACTTCCTGCTTCTAAGGCAGTTAAAGCAGGCAACTCTCCACGCAGATGTTGCTGCACAGCTCGATATTCCAATTGAGACCATACAGGAATACAGAACTGTAGTTAGAACTCTGGAGAGGGTTGCTGACCACGCCGCAAACATGGCTGAAAGCCTTATTGAGCTCGGAAAGCCCGTCGACTACCTTTGCGATTTCGTCGAAATAGACCTCGAAATGCTCAGAACTGCAATGGTTGCATTCATTGAGAACGAGCTGGAGCTTGCAGAAGTTGTTCTGGAAGAGTTTGACGACATTCAGGATATAGAGAGAAAGTACTACAGCAGCATTCTGAATGAGGACGTTGAGGAGGCACTGAACCTGAAATCAATTGTTGACAGCCTTTCAAGAATTGCCGGCTACTCAGCAGACATTGCCGAGGTCGTTGTTAACATGGTGGTGGTATAG
- a CDS encoding inorganic phosphate transporter: MDLFIVVAGIVGFYVAWNIGANDAANSMATSYGSRALTLKQIIIIASVLEFTGAVFFGKKVTHTIAKGIVPIELLDHNLVVYGALAALLSAGFWITISTYYHLPISTTHSIVGAMVGFGLAAVSQNHLTLDQIKWDVLARIALSWVISPLFGAALAFVVFSLIRVLLLDRFASESIEHVFRYLQVLTACYMAFAHGSNDVANATGPIAAIMGYSGGVPFWVLFFGGLGIAVGIATWGYRVIETVGKQITELTYTRGFSAEFATATTVLLASNFGMPVSTTHTLVGSVIGVGLAGGLASVNLKIVQKIIFSWIVTVPVAAAMTISLYTMMVVFV; this comes from the coding sequence ATGGACTTGTTTATTGTCGTCGCTGGAATTGTTGGCTTTTACGTTGCGTGGAACATCGGTGCCAACGATGCTGCTAACTCAATGGCCACGTCCTATGGCAGCAGGGCATTGACTTTGAAGCAGATTATAATTATTGCCTCAGTACTGGAGTTTACCGGAGCCGTATTTTTCGGTAAGAAGGTTACGCACACCATTGCTAAAGGTATAGTTCCAATCGAGCTTCTGGACCACAATCTGGTGGTTTACGGAGCTTTAGCAGCTCTCCTTTCCGCGGGATTCTGGATCACGATCTCAACCTACTACCATCTGCCCATCTCCACAACGCACTCGATTGTGGGGGCGATGGTGGGTTTCGGTCTTGCAGCGGTCTCGCAGAATCACCTCACCCTAGACCAGATTAAGTGGGATGTTTTGGCAAGAATTGCGTTGAGCTGGGTGATTTCACCTCTTTTCGGTGCGGCTCTTGCTTTTGTTGTTTTTTCCCTCATCAGAGTCCTCCTTCTTGACAGATTTGCGAGTGAAAGTATAGAGCACGTCTTCCGCTATCTTCAGGTTCTCACCGCCTGCTACATGGCCTTTGCCCACGGAAGCAATGATGTGGCTAATGCAACGGGGCCCATTGCCGCAATTATGGGCTACAGCGGTGGAGTACCTTTCTGGGTACTTTTCTTCGGCGGTCTCGGAATTGCTGTGGGAATTGCCACATGGGGATACAGGGTTATCGAGACTGTTGGGAAGCAGATTACAGAACTGACTTACACGAGAGGATTTTCCGCTGAGTTTGCAACTGCAACAACTGTTTTGCTTGCATCCAACTTCGGCATGCCCGTGTCAACAACGCACACGCTCGTTGGCAGCGTGATTGGTGTGGGTCTTGCTGGTGGTTTGGCCAGTGTGAACCTGAAAATCGTGCAAAAGATTATATTCTCATGGATTGTAACGGTTCCGGTGGCAGCAGCGATGACGATAAGCCTTTACACCATGATGGTGGTGTTCGTATGA
- a CDS encoding TIGR00153 family protein: MKFFRSVGEVFGYSPFRSLAQHARMCGRAVGLLQQQFEALRRGNYEEVEELREEIDELEHHADQIKEEIRGNVTKSLMLPVDRHDLLEFLKVQDDILNNCEHVGHMVTFRKVSAPEDVWDEFLVLLSKLMEIVNNYEEMVERIMQLVETSFSKKEVNRALEYVPIIEQLEHECDLIQIGLHTKLFNLENSNPLDIQLMVTWVVHLGYVANAAARASDRFRIMILGR; the protein is encoded by the coding sequence ATGAAGTTCTTCAGATCAGTCGGAGAGGTTTTCGGGTACTCTCCATTCCGCTCCTTAGCCCAGCACGCCAGAATGTGTGGTAGAGCTGTCGGGCTGCTCCAGCAGCAGTTTGAAGCTCTGAGGAGAGGGAATTACGAGGAGGTTGAGGAGCTGAGAGAGGAGATAGATGAGCTTGAGCACCATGCCGACCAGATTAAGGAAGAAATCAGAGGGAACGTGACCAAATCCCTCATGCTTCCCGTTGACAGGCACGACTTGCTTGAATTTTTGAAGGTTCAGGATGACATACTCAACAACTGCGAGCATGTGGGGCACATGGTCACCTTCAGGAAGGTCAGCGCTCCCGAAGATGTGTGGGACGAGTTCTTGGTTCTGCTTTCAAAGCTGATGGAGATTGTGAACAACTACGAGGAGATGGTTGAGAGAATAATGCAGCTTGTTGAAACTTCCTTCAGCAAGAAGGAGGTGAACAGAGCTTTGGAGTACGTCCCCATCATCGAGCAGCTGGAGCACGAGTGCGACCTGATCCAGATCGGATTGCACACGAAGTTGTTCAACCTGGAAAATTCCAATCCGCTTGACATTCAGCTGATGGTAACCTGGGTCGTTCATTTGGGTTACGTGGCCAACGCTGCAGCGAGGGCTTCAGACAGATTCAGGATCATGATTCTCGGTCGCTAA
- a CDS encoding AI-2E family transporter has product MNKYWTLVLLLSILVVLALTFYFFTPLLDGIVMGVVFAYVAKPVKRKIEHVGRIKASVIATAIVILPISVLMFYGLIQGLNQAIYLITHYKVIESGILNILSKMGIEEGEEYVKWITSNVFSILQSSIQPSAVEITKKATLLILNFFISIVVCFYALADMENFVRRTTSVVPEDRRDEFRRFVEEIDVTFESLWFGNFVVAILIGLVSLPFFLYFNVPFAPLLSGLMFLAALIPIFAEWMIILPVSLYLLLVDVGRGLSFLLIGVVFLYVLPELILRPYFVGYTSKIHPLVLMLAFIGGGLVGGISGFFIAPMIVGLATAIYNYYTKEELATENHDPESV; this is encoded by the coding sequence ATGAACAAATACTGGACATTGGTTCTGCTGCTTTCAATACTTGTTGTTCTCGCACTAACCTTCTACTTCTTCACACCGCTGCTCGACGGCATTGTAATGGGCGTCGTCTTTGCCTACGTAGCCAAGCCGGTAAAGAGGAAAATCGAACATGTCGGCAGGATCAAGGCGTCCGTCATCGCCACCGCAATCGTCATCCTCCCGATATCGGTTTTGATGTTTTACGGGCTGATACAGGGACTAAACCAGGCCATTTATCTCATAACGCACTACAAAGTAATAGAATCCGGCATTCTCAACATTCTGAGCAAAATGGGCATAGAAGAGGGTGAAGAGTACGTGAAGTGGATTACCTCAAACGTTTTCTCCATTTTGCAGAGCAGCATTCAACCATCAGCGGTTGAAATAACAAAGAAGGCAACCCTCCTGATTCTGAACTTTTTCATATCCATCGTGGTTTGCTTTTACGCTCTCGCGGACATGGAAAACTTCGTTCGCAGAACGACAAGCGTTGTTCCGGAGGACAGAAGAGATGAGTTCAGGAGATTTGTTGAGGAAATTGACGTTACCTTCGAATCCCTCTGGTTCGGAAACTTCGTAGTTGCCATCCTCATCGGGCTTGTGAGCCTTCCGTTCTTCCTTTACTTCAACGTGCCCTTCGCCCCCCTGCTCTCAGGCTTGATGTTCCTCGCCGCCCTGATTCCGATTTTCGCGGAGTGGATGATTATACTCCCCGTCTCGCTATATCTGCTTCTTGTAGACGTCGGTAGGGGGCTGAGCTTTCTCCTGATAGGCGTTGTTTTCCTCTACGTTCTCCCAGAACTTATTCTTCGCCCGTACTTTGTCGGGTACACCTCAAAAATTCACCCTCTTGTTCTGATGCTCGCCTTCATTGGAGGTGGGCTGGTTGGAGGTATCAGCGGCTTCTTCATCGCCCCGATGATAGTTGGGCTCGCAACCGCCATCTACAACTACTACACAAAAGAGGAATTAGCGACCGAGAATCATGATCCTGAATCTGTCTGA
- a CDS encoding TrmJ/YjtD family RNA methyltransferase, which translates to MEVWPVLVELKIPENVGFIARVAKNYGIKRLCLYKCRVTEESYHTAANAKDVLENAVVVEDLQEFLQRMNLIVGTTGIPGGDYKYLRKELLAPEDLPSVAKGRVAVLFGREDYGLYNEELEMCHVLVRVPTSEEYPVMNVSHAAAVILYFLREIERVQEDDEIATFRDIEVTLSNLVEMLRMVQYPEHRIKRTVVIFRRILGRAGVKKYEVHSLNAIFRKTVSYIKRMNRI; encoded by the coding sequence ATGGAAGTTTGGCCCGTGCTCGTTGAACTGAAGATTCCCGAGAACGTGGGGTTCATTGCGAGGGTTGCGAAAAACTATGGCATAAAGAGGCTCTGTCTCTACAAATGCAGGGTTACGGAAGAAAGCTACCACACCGCCGCTAACGCGAAAGATGTGCTGGAGAATGCTGTTGTAGTTGAGGACCTGCAAGAATTTCTCCAAAGGATGAATCTGATCGTCGGAACGACCGGAATTCCGGGAGGGGACTACAAGTACCTGAGAAAGGAGCTCCTTGCTCCAGAAGACCTGCCTTCCGTTGCCAAGGGCAGGGTTGCCGTTCTTTTCGGAAGGGAGGACTACGGACTTTACAACGAAGAGCTTGAAATGTGCCACGTCCTTGTCAGAGTGCCGACGAGCGAAGAGTATCCTGTTATGAACGTCAGCCATGCCGCGGCAGTTATACTTTACTTTCTCAGAGAAATCGAAAGAGTTCAAGAGGATGACGAGATTGCCACCTTTAGGGACATCGAGGTTACGCTCTCGAATCTCGTCGAAATGCTGAGAATGGTGCAGTATCCGGAGCACAGGATAAAGAGAACCGTTGTAATCTTCAGAAGAATACTCGGAAGGGCCGGAGTTAAGAAATATGAGGTCCACAGCCTGAACGCAATCTTTCGCAAAACCGTTAGCTACATAAAGAGGATGAATAGAATATAA
- a CDS encoding LUD domain-containing protein, with amino-acid sequence MRKDIENAVERANVGITGANAVTAEGSVVILHNEGNVFEVLSRPEKWIVVTGIEKIYSSVESAVKAAKLQSFYATGEILPSFIEIVSGAAKTADIEKKLIKMGRPKEITVILLDNGRSSIANSDYRELLYCLGCGSCVANCPAHSVYGEKFSGGRFALFDALTGGKDALKLCLSCGRCRKSCPMSLDIPKMISNLREGSEVYNFLLSHLRWMNERLKLEILKIAMGL; translated from the coding sequence TTGAGAAAGGACATTGAAAATGCGGTCGAGAGGGCAAATGTAGGAATTACCGGGGCCAATGCGGTTACTGCAGAGGGGAGCGTGGTTATCCTTCACAACGAGGGGAACGTCTTCGAAGTTCTTTCGAGGCCTGAAAAGTGGATCGTTGTAACCGGAATAGAGAAGATATACAGCAGTGTTGAGAGCGCTGTGAAAGCGGCAAAGCTTCAGAGCTTCTATGCAACCGGTGAAATTCTCCCGTCTTTCATCGAAATTGTTTCAGGAGCCGCAAAAACGGCCGACATAGAAAAGAAGCTGATAAAAATGGGAAGGCCCAAGGAGATTACAGTAATTCTGCTGGACAACGGGAGGAGCAGCATTGCAAACTCTGATTACAGGGAGTTGCTTTACTGCCTTGGCTGCGGAAGCTGCGTCGCGAACTGCCCCGCTCACTCAGTTTACGGTGAAAAATTTTCCGGTGGGAGGTTTGCGCTTTTCGATGCCCTTACAGGGGGAAAAGATGCTTTGAAGCTGTGCCTCTCCTGCGGGAGGTGTAGGAAGAGCTGTCCGATGAGCTTGGACATTCCAAAAATGATAAGCAACCTTAGAGAAGGCAGTGAAGTTTACAACTTCCTTCTCTCCCACCTCCGCTGGATGAACGAGAGGCTGAAACTGGAAATTCTGAAAATCGCCATGGGGCTTTAG
- a CDS encoding LUD domain-containing protein yields MDREKAEKLIAMNRAFKILRERQRANLRLYPEVKELAKKVREERENDVGNNELLRKVMESLERRGFDVYLTPTSYEAVKKVLEVVGEEKLVVKSKSNVTKEIRLREELEKRGMEVIETDIGDRLIQVLNEHPSHPTGPAVHLSVESIANRLSDFYGTEIPPKAKKSLNF; encoded by the coding sequence GTGGACAGAGAGAAAGCTGAAAAGCTAATCGCGATGAACAGGGCTTTCAAAATTCTGAGGGAGAGGCAGAGGGCTAACTTGAGGCTCTACCCTGAGGTAAAGGAGCTGGCAAAAAAGGTGAGAGAGGAAAGAGAAAATGACGTTGGTAATAATGAGCTCCTCAGAAAGGTGATGGAAAGCCTCGAAAGGAGAGGTTTTGACGTTTATCTCACCCCAACTTCTTATGAAGCGGTGAAAAAAGTTTTGGAAGTTGTTGGAGAGGAGAAGCTTGTTGTAAAGTCGAAGTCTAATGTCACTAAGGAAATACGGCTTAGGGAAGAGCTTGAGAAGAGGGGGATGGAGGTAATCGAAACGGACATCGGAGACAGGCTTATACAAGTGCTAAATGAGCATCCCTCTCACCCAACAGGACCCGCTGTGCACCTCTCAGTTGAGAGCATTGCAAATCGGCTTTCGGACTTTTACGGAACCGAAATCCCGCCAAAGGCGAAAAAATCGTTGAATTTTTGA
- the dph2 gene encoding diphthamide biosynthesis enzyme Dph2 yields the protein MNNISIPFEKLGNAKKVGIQLPDGLKRRAIEIAQLIEDRGYDVVISGETSFGACDIDLSILEVVDVLLHFAHTPILKDERVVYVPYFIEYNPKIDLKVDERRIALIATAQYVHKLPEVAEWLRGKGYEVEIGSPRGRVVYPGQVLGCNYSVLRGSNADAVVFIGDGLFHATGAAMYTKKKVYAYNPLSGELKEVDARNFEKKRYLEVSKCVGKSKAGILVSSKPGQRRLRLAEKLKKIGRENGLFCSIIYLNNVRAEELYNLPFDFYVNTACPRIAYDDGARFEKPVISPQEFELLLGLRESIAMDEIEF from the coding sequence ATGAATAATATCTCCATCCCGTTTGAAAAGCTTGGAAATGCCAAAAAAGTCGGAATACAGCTTCCCGATGGACTTAAGAGAAGAGCCATAGAAATAGCTCAGCTCATTGAGGATAGGGGGTACGATGTTGTAATCTCCGGCGAGACAAGCTTTGGAGCGTGCGACATCGACCTCTCTATCCTCGAAGTAGTTGACGTTCTCCTGCATTTCGCCCATACACCCATCCTGAAAGATGAAAGGGTCGTTTACGTGCCGTACTTTATCGAATACAACCCAAAAATTGACCTGAAAGTTGATGAAAGGAGAATCGCTCTCATCGCAACGGCTCAGTACGTGCACAAGCTCCCCGAGGTTGCAGAGTGGCTAAGAGGCAAAGGCTACGAGGTTGAAATCGGCAGTCCAAGGGGGAGGGTTGTCTATCCGGGACAGGTTCTTGGTTGCAACTACTCGGTTTTGAGAGGCAGTAACGCCGATGCGGTTGTTTTCATTGGCGATGGGCTTTTCCATGCCACGGGAGCGGCGATGTACACCAAGAAAAAGGTTTACGCCTACAATCCCCTTTCGGGTGAACTTAAGGAGGTTGATGCCAGGAACTTTGAGAAAAAGAGGTACCTAGAGGTCTCGAAGTGCGTGGGGAAGAGTAAAGCAGGTATTCTGGTGTCTTCAAAGCCCGGCCAGAGAAGGCTCAGGCTTGCTGAAAAACTAAAGAAAATCGGAAGGGAAAATGGGCTGTTCTGCAGCATAATCTACCTTAACAACGTAAGGGCCGAGGAGCTATACAACCTGCCCTTTGACTTCTACGTCAACACCGCCTGTCCCCGGATAGCCTACGATGACGGGGCGAGGTTTGAGAAGCCGGTAATAAGCCCCCAGGAATTCGAGCTTTTGCTCGGCCTTAGAGAGTCAATCGCAATGGACGAGATAGAGTTTTAA
- the rio1 gene encoding RIO-type serine/threonine-protein kinase Rio1 encodes MKDLKKIESYLDKLRIKEKDGEERKIYAEVLDGRTLKTLYKLSAKGYITAMGGVISTGKEANVFYADGVFDGKPVAMAVKIYRIETSEFDKMDEYLYGDERFDMRRISPKEKVFIWTEKEFRNLERAKEAGVSVPQPYTYMKNVLLMEFIGEDELPAPTLVELGRELKELDVEGIFNDVVENVKRLYQEAELVHADLSEYNIMYIDKVYFIDMGQAVTLRHPMAESYLERDVRNIIRFFSKYGVKADFEEMLKEVKGE; translated from the coding sequence GTGAAGGATTTGAAGAAAATCGAAAGCTACCTCGATAAGCTCAGGATAAAGGAGAAGGACGGAGAGGAGAGGAAAATTTACGCTGAGGTGCTTGATGGAAGAACGCTGAAAACGCTTTACAAGCTATCGGCTAAAGGTTACATTACGGCCATGGGAGGTGTTATCAGCACCGGCAAGGAGGCGAACGTTTTCTATGCGGATGGAGTTTTTGATGGCAAACCGGTGGCGATGGCGGTCAAGATATACCGCATAGAGACGAGCGAGTTTGACAAGATGGATGAATATCTTTACGGAGATGAGAGGTTTGACATGAGGAGAATCTCTCCGAAGGAGAAGGTCTTCATTTGGACGGAGAAGGAGTTCAGAAACCTTGAAAGGGCCAAGGAGGCCGGGGTTAGCGTTCCTCAGCCCTACACGTATATGAAAAACGTTCTGCTAATGGAGTTTATAGGTGAAGACGAACTCCCGGCTCCGACGCTTGTGGAGTTGGGAAGGGAGCTGAAGGAGCTTGATGTTGAGGGAATATTCAACGATGTTGTGGAGAACGTTAAAAGGCTCTATCAGGAAGCCGAACTCGTTCACGCTGACCTGAGTGAGTACAACATTATGTATATCGATAAGGTTTACTTCATCGACATGGGACAGGCTGTAACTCTTAGGCATCCCATGGCTGAAAGTTATCTGGAGAGAGATGTAAGGAATATAATCCGCTTCTTCTCAAAGTACGGCGTCAAGGCTGATTTTGAGGAGATGCTGAAGGAGGTTAAGGGTGAGTGA